The nucleotide window AAGGAACCGGGGTTGACCACTACGTCGGCCAAGAGAAAATTTGGACGTTCCACGGGTGGAAAACCCTCTCGTTCCCCACCGGGAAGGTTCGCGGGGTGCCGACGACGCTGTGGACCTACTACCACGCCGGTATCCTCGACAACACGGACGCGGACACCGCGGCGAAGATACGCGAATCCATCGACAAGGGGTGGATGCCCGTCTATCCTGAGGAACGCGAAGACGGATCGCGGCCGGACCCGACGACGATGTTCGTCTGGCGGGGGAACTACTTCAACCAGGCAAAGGGGAACGTCGCCGTCGAAGAGGAGTTGTGGCCGAAACTCGACCTCGTGGTGGACATCAACTTCCGGATGGATTCGACGGCCCTCTATTCGGATATCGTCCTGCCGACGGCCAGTCACTACGAGAAGCACGACCTGTCGATGACGGACATGCACACCTACGTGCATCCGTTCACGCCCGCTGTTGAACCGCTGGGCGAGTCGAAGACCGACTGGCAGATATTCAAGGACCTCGCCGAGAAGATTCAGGAAGTCGCAACCGAGCGCGGCGTCGAACCGATTTCGGATCGGACGTTCGACCGCGAGATCGACCTCCAGTCAGTGTACGACGACTACGTCCGCGACTGGGAGACGGAGACGGACGGCGCACTCGCGGAGGACCGCGCGGCCGCCGAGTACATCCTCGAACACTCAGCGGAGTCGAATCCAGCGGGAACCGACGAACAGATAACGTTCGCCGATACGGTCGAACAACCGCAGCGACTGCTCGAAGCGGGCGACCACTGGACTTCTGATATCGAAGACGGCGAGGCGTACGCGCCATGGAAGGACTTCGTGCAGGACAAGAACCCGTGGCCAACCGTCACGGGCCGCCAGCAGTACTACATCGACCACGACTGGTTCCTCGAACTCGGCGAGCAGTTGCCGACGCACAAGGAGGGACCGACGAACACCGGCGGCGACTATCCGATGGAGTACAACACGCCGCACGGTCGATGGGCTATCCACTCGACGTGGCGCGACAGCGAGAAGATGCTCCGCCTGCAACGCGGCGAACCCATCGTCTACATCAACCCCGACGATGCCGCCGAACGCGGCATCGAGGACGGCGACACCGTCGAGGTGTTCAACGACCTCGGTGCCGTCGAAGTACAGGCGAAGATATATCCCAGCAGCGAACGGGGGACGCTTCGACACTTCTTCTCGTGGGAGAAGTTCCAGTACGCCAGTCGGAACAACTTCAACACGCTCGTCCCGATGTACATGAAACCGACACAGCTCGTCCAATACCCCGAAGACACGGGCGAACACCTGTACTTCTTCCCCAACTACTGGGGGCCAACGGGGGTCAACAGCGACGTCCGGGTGGACGTACGAAAGAAAGGAGGTGATGGCGGATGAGCGCCGACGATACGTCCCAAAGCGACGACGAGGTCAATCTCGCGGAGGATGTCGATCACCAAGTGGCGATGGTGATGGACCTGAACAAGTGCATCGGCTGCCAGACGTGTACGGTCGCGTGTAAGTCGCTCTGGACGGAAGGCGGCGGCCGCGACTACATGTACTGGAACAACGTCGAGACGAAACCCGGCGAGGGCTATCCACGCGATTGGGAGAACTCCGGCGGTGGATGGAAGTCCAGCGAGCACAACGAGCGCCAACCCGGGCAGATTCCGTCGCAGGAAGACTACGGTGAGTCGTGGGAGTTCAACCACCAGGAGATCATGTACGACGGGAGCGATCAGCCCCTCCGTCCGCAGTCGGATCCCGAGTGGGGACCGAACTGGGACGAGGATCAGGGAGATGGCGAGTACCCCAACTCGTATTACTTCTACCTCCCGCGTATCTGCAATCACTGCACGCACCCCTCTTGCGTCGAGGCGTGCCCGCGGAAGGCCATCTACAAGCGAGAAGAGGACGGTATCGTCCTGATCGACCAAGAGCGGTGTCGTGGCTACCGCTACTGCGTCGAAGGCTGTCCGTATAAGAAGGTGTACTACAACGCAGCGAAGAAAACGTCCGAAAAGTGCATCTTCTGCTATCCTCGTCTCGAGGGAGAGGGTCCGGAGGGTGAGACGTTCGCGCCCGCGTGCGCCGAGGACTGCCCGCCACAACTCCGACTTGTCGGCTTCCTCGACGACGAACAGGGGCCTATCCACAAACTCGTCAACGAGTACGAAGTCGCACTGCCGCTTCATCCGGAGTTCCAGACACAACCGAACGTGTACTACATTCCACCGTTCGCACCGCCGCAACACTCTGAAGACGGCGAAACCGTGGATGTCGAGCGCATCCCGCGGACGTACTTGGAGAAACTGTTCGGCGAACGCGTTCACGAGGCACTCGATACCATCGAACGGGAGCGCGACAAGGTAAATCGCGGCGGGGAGAGTGAACTGCTCGACATGTTGACCGACACGAATCCGGCACGGAAGTACCGTTTGGAGGTGTTCGACTGATGCGAGCAAGGCGAGCGAAGGCGAGTTCGCCGGACGACAGTCCGGAGGTGTTCGACGATGAGTGAACGAGACGACACCCGTCGGGTCGCCGCGTGGGCGCTTGTCGCAGCATGTTTCGTCGTGCTGACCGCCGTTCTCGGTCCAGCCACGGTAGCGGCGCGCCCGGCGAATCAGATTCCGGTCGAATCGGTGTCCGCGGAGGAGAATCCCCAACAGCCGTCGAGTGAGGCGTGGGACAAAGTCCCTCCAGTCGAGGTGCCGCTGACGAGTGCGCCGAGCGGATTGCCGAACGCGAGTGATACATCCGTCGAGACAGTCCGCGTCCAGTCGGCCCGGACCGACGGCCGGTTCTACCTTCGGATGTCGTGGCACGATGGGACAGCGGACAGAAACGCTTCTGATCCGCGTGAGTTTGCCGACGCTGCCGCGGTGCAGGTTCCGGTTAACACCAGCGTCCGGCCGCCCATCTCGATGGGTAGTACGCGGAACTTGGTGAACGTCTGGTACTGGCACGCTGACGGCGAGACCGAGGAACTTCTCGCTGGTGGCCCCGGAACCACCACCGAGTTCGAGTCGTCGTCGGTGAAAACTGCGACGAACTACGACGACGGTCGATGGACAGTCGTCGTCTCGCGAGCGATAACGACCGATACCGCCAACCAGACTTCGTTCGCGGTGGACCACGACGTGGATGTTTCGTTCGCCGTGTGGAACGGGTCGAATATGGAACGCTCGGGGACGAAAGCGGTCAGCGAGTGGTATCACTTCCCGCTCGGTCCCGGTCCGCAGGGACCGCCTTATGAGTCCATCCTGTGGACTGTTGCGGGTCTCGCAATTGTCGGTACCGCGCTCGTGACGATTCAGGCGGTGCGGAACTCCTGAGGTGACCGAGATGGATACTAATACAGAATCTGACACGAAAACAAACACAGATCCGACGACAAACGTTGATTCGGCAACACCCCGGGATACGGAGACGCCCGCCGACGTAGCCGACACGCTTGACGCCGCAGCACTCGACAGGGAAGCGGCCGCACGGAGCGGCATTTACGCCATGCTGGCGACGCTGTTTGACGAACCTGACAAGGCGCTGTACGACCGACTTGCGTCCGGCGCGGTCAACGAGACGTGTGCAGAACTCGTGGCAGCCAGCGGATTGGACGTTACTCCTCCAGACCTTACCGTTGCGGAGGATCACGAGACGATCTGTGCGCGCTTCAACGACCTGTTTACCATCGGGTACGCGGAGTACACCGACCGGACCGACGGGTCGCTGCACAGCGATGGGCCGCCGGTGTCGCTGTACGGGTCATCGTATCGCCCGGACGCGTCGTGGAATGACGTGAACCTCGACTTGGCACGGGCGTACGATTACTTCGGGCTGACAGTCGATCAGTCCGCTCGTGATAATCACGATTACCTCCCGTACCAACTCGAGTTCGCGGGCTACCTCGCACGCCGGGAAGCTGATTCGTCGCCGGACGCCGGGCGCGCGAGGCTCGACTTTCACGACAGACATCTTCACGTCGTCGCCGACGGACTCGCAGAGCGAATGGCAGACGAAAGAGGAACCGGACTGTACGGCGAACTGGCCGCGTTCCTCGGGCGGTTCGTTACCGCTGACCAAACTGCGCTCGCAGAGCGATTCGAGGGAGGTGGTGGATAGTGAGTAGCCGTCGCGCTACGGAGGCGACGAACGGGCGACTCGACGCGACCATCGCGTCGCTGTCGAATCGCTCACCCATCGCTATTCGTCCGCTCGCGGGAGTTCTCGCTCTCGTCCCGATCCTCGGGACGTTGCTGTACCGGATCGGTAACAACGTTCCCGGTTCGCTCTCGGCTTCCGTTACCGAACTCGTCACTGTCGTCCTCCCGTTCGTCGCTGTGGGGCCCGCTTTCGCCGGACTCCTTCTCGCAGCGGCGACCGACCGCCCGGGCGAGCGCGTCGGACTCGCCTTCGTCGGCGGGTTCGGACTGATTGCACTCGCAGCCCGCGGTGCGTGGTATCCGGCGGCGGGGGGTGTCGTCTTCGGTGGTCTCTTCGTCACCGGCTCTATCGCCGTTCGGTCGTGGCGGAGTGACCGTCTCGAAGGCGTTCGCTACCCTGTTGTGGCCGCCGTTCTGGTCGTCGCCGTCGTCGCGTCGATTGTGGCCACGGCTGGTATCTCTCCCGCGACGTTCAGGCCGCTCGGTTCGAGCGTTGCGCTCTTCGGTATCGGTCTCACGCCGGTTCTCGTGGGAACTGATCGGCTCAGTCTCGCCGCTGGCGTCGTCGCTGGCGCGCTCGCTCTCAACGCGGCGATAACTCTCCCGTTCGTCACCGGTGCAGTGTTGCTCGTCGGCGGCGGTGTCGTCGGCGCACCGATTGCACTCGTTGTCTTCGCCGTCGGCGGTGGTGTCGCCGGACTCATCGCCGCCCTTCGTCGCGGCCAATTCGACCGCGCGTGCGGTGCCGGAGTACTCCTCGCTGCTGGCGTTCCGGCAGTACTCTTACAGGCACTCGGTGTCTTCGTCGCACTCGCTCTTCTCGCTGACGAACCGGGAGGTGACGCTTTGTGAGGGACGAAGACGAGGCGACTGACGGTCCGCCAGATCCGCAACTCCATCCCGAGAATAGCCCCGGATTCGACGCTGACACGTCGGGATTAGCGGATATCGAGGTGGACCGGGATGTGACAATCGGTGACGCATCGTTGGCCGAACTCGCCGCGAGCGACACCGAACCAGTCGAATCCGACGCCGTTGCCGACTTGCTGTCGTCGCTTTCGGGCGATGACGTCGTCGAACGCCGTCGGGCCGCGCTCGCGCTGTCAGAGCGCGAACGCACGGATCCTATCGTCCAAGGATTGGCTCACGCTGCAACGACCGACGCCGACGCAGACGTTCGACAGTTCGCCGTCGAATCGCTCGCCAAACTGGGTGGGCCAGTTGCCGCCGAAACCGCAAGCGTCCT belongs to Halogeometricum borinquense DSM 11551 and includes:
- the narH gene encoding nitrate reductase subunit beta is translated as MSADDTSQSDDEVNLAEDVDHQVAMVMDLNKCIGCQTCTVACKSLWTEGGGRDYMYWNNVETKPGEGYPRDWENSGGGWKSSEHNERQPGQIPSQEDYGESWEFNHQEIMYDGSDQPLRPQSDPEWGPNWDEDQGDGEYPNSYYFYLPRICNHCTHPSCVEACPRKAIYKREEDGIVLIDQERCRGYRYCVEGCPYKKVYYNAAKKTSEKCIFCYPRLEGEGPEGETFAPACAEDCPPQLRLVGFLDDEQGPIHKLVNEYEVALPLHPEFQTQPNVYYIPPFAPPQHSEDGETVDVERIPRTYLEKLFGERVHEALDTIERERDKVNRGGESELLDMLTDTNPARKYRLEVFD
- a CDS encoding ethylbenzene dehydrogenase-related protein; translated protein: MSERDDTRRVAAWALVAACFVVLTAVLGPATVAARPANQIPVESVSAEENPQQPSSEAWDKVPPVEVPLTSAPSGLPNASDTSVETVRVQSARTDGRFYLRMSWHDGTADRNASDPREFADAAAVQVPVNTSVRPPISMGSTRNLVNVWYWHADGETEELLAGGPGTTTEFESSSVKTATNYDDGRWTVVVSRAITTDTANQTSFAVDHDVDVSFAVWNGSNMERSGTKAVSEWYHFPLGPGPQGPPYESILWTVAGLAIVGTALVTIQAVRNS
- a CDS encoding molecular chaperone TorD family protein: MDTNTESDTKTNTDPTTNVDSATPRDTETPADVADTLDAAALDREAAARSGIYAMLATLFDEPDKALYDRLASGAVNETCAELVAASGLDVTPPDLTVAEDHETICARFNDLFTIGYAEYTDRTDGSLHSDGPPVSLYGSSYRPDASWNDVNLDLARAYDYFGLTVDQSARDNHDYLPYQLEFAGYLARREADSSPDAGRARLDFHDRHLHVVADGLAERMADERGTGLYGELAAFLGRFVTADQTALAERFEGGGG